From Staphylococcus delphini, one genomic window encodes:
- a CDS encoding nuclease-related domain-containing protein, with protein sequence MVIVIIILMITILGLVFVLKRTNAMVKEEMHKRMAIEQQYEKKLEQKETEVDTHIQTLESYQLSKGEIETDLKQLEKNYIQLKETLNKHKIFSNNIGEVMASRDLSHIFESYKSRGIVNQYHIIDNILFSDENVRQIDHVVVCDYGIFMIETKTWKGDIFYNTNKEALQGTPYRFLEKYLFNDKFEKAYKTFVLKSDKDGKFEVLDYGNPYQQVRQSIYKVYHYFNKKYYVNGLVYFNYKAEADHYIFFDGSEENNPIKAVNQIEHLVAYFDDKIKNSKKYMNADDINVVATKLKENMML encoded by the coding sequence ATGGTAATCGTCATAATCATACTCATGATAACGATTCTTGGTTTAGTATTTGTCTTAAAAAGAACAAATGCGATGGTAAAAGAAGAGATGCATAAAAGAATGGCAATCGAACAACAATATGAAAAGAAATTGGAGCAGAAAGAAACTGAGGTTGACACGCATATTCAAACGTTGGAAAGTTATCAATTGAGTAAAGGTGAAATAGAAACAGATCTTAAACAGTTAGAGAAAAATTACATCCAATTAAAAGAGACACTTAACAAGCATAAGATTTTTTCAAATAATATCGGTGAAGTGATGGCATCAAGAGATTTGTCTCATATTTTTGAATCTTATAAATCTAGGGGGATAGTGAATCAATATCATATTATAGACAATATCCTTTTCAGTGACGAGAATGTAAGGCAAATCGATCATGTGGTGGTTTGTGATTATGGGATATTTATGATTGAAACAAAGACTTGGAAAGGGGATATATTTTATAATACCAATAAGGAAGCATTGCAAGGGACACCATATAGATTTTTAGAGAAATACTTGTTTAATGATAAGTTTGAAAAAGCATATAAAACTTTTGTACTTAAGTCTGATAAAGATGGTAAATTTGAAGTATTAGATTATGGTAACCCCTATCAACAAGTCAGACAGTCTATTTATAAGGTGTATCATTACTTCAACAAAAAGTATTATGTGAATGGATTAGTCTATTTTAATTATAAAGCGGAAGCAGACCATTATATTTTCTTTGATGGTTCAGAAGAAAATAATCCAATTAAAGCCGTTAATCAAATCGAACATTTGGTAGCGTACTTTGATGATAAAATTAAAAACAGCAAGAAATATATGAACGCGGATGATATCAACGTAGTCGCAACAAAGTTAAAAGAAAATATGATGCTATAG
- a CDS encoding nucleotidyltransferase family protein, with product MIIKSKEELINIIESDKNMMEILKTASLLDLPDWWISAGFIRNKIWDVLHDYNIKTEYNDVDVIYYDVLNIQENTEKIYEKELNKLNSEIPWSVKNQARMHLRNATDPYNSSVDAVNQYPECPTAICIKLVNDKIAIHYDYDIEELFNGVVRPTPYFDNKEKIDIYLKRIEEKDWISKWPKLEIYILYEVTSG from the coding sequence ATGATAATAAAGTCCAAAGAAGAGTTGATAAATATTATTGAATCTGATAAAAACATGATGGAAATCTTAAAGACAGCGTCATTACTTGATTTACCAGATTGGTGGATTAGTGCTGGTTTTATAAGAAATAAAATATGGGATGTTCTTCATGACTATAATATAAAGACTGAATATAACGATGTAGACGTTATTTACTATGATGTATTAAATATTCAAGAAAATACTGAAAAGATTTATGAAAAAGAGTTAAATAAATTAAACTCAGAGATACCTTGGTCGGTTAAAAATCAAGCAAGAATGCATTTAAGAAATGCGACAGATCCTTATAATTCATCTGTAGATGCTGTAAATCAATATCCTGAATGCCCAACTGCTATATGTATAAAGTTAGTAAATGATAAAATTGCTATTCATTATGATTACGATATTGAGGAATTATTTAACGGTGTCGTTAGACCTACACCATACTTTGATAACAAAGAAAAAATAGACATATATTTAAAAAGAATTGAAGAGAAAGATTGGATTTCAAAATGGCCGAAGTTAGAAATTTATATACTATATGAGGTGACAAGTGGATAA
- a CDS encoding sce7725 family protein, protein MVYFDSNDVLRIKHFVSESNDDNSDPAGKFREALEKLINWAETTTALNHSDALKQFQVLWNEKRYPGLGFTKKLSIMHHLEIMDKYLSRR, encoded by the coding sequence ATCGTTTATTTTGATTCAAATGATGTTTTGAGAATTAAGCATTTTGTTTCAGAATCAAATGATGATAATTCAGATCCAGCCGGAAAATTTCGAGAAGCGCTTGAAAAATTAATCAATTGGGCGGAGACAACAACAGCATTAAACCATTCAGATGCTTTGAAACAATTTCAAGTGTTGTGGAATGAAAAAAGGTATCCTGGATTAGGTTTTACAAAGAAGTTGTCAATTATGCATCACTTAGAAATTATGGACAAGTATTTGAGTAGAAGGTGA
- a CDS encoding carboxylesterase family protein translates to MACVKRYRLSSTDCIGGDPNHITVGGQSAGAWYTVALLGHVDAHHLLNIALLASFPGRIKPLTARSSQQLSAQLQDYLAPKTMATATTQEILDAQNQVMAHLPHHQSSRIPTSFIPIESTQLSKDLIDQASRSVRGGTKM, encoded by the coding sequence ATGGCTTGTGTTAAAAGATATCGGCTATCATCAACCGATTGCATTGGTGGGGATCCTAATCATATCACTGTAGGCGGGCAGTCAGCAGGTGCATGGTATACAGTGGCTTTGCTAGGTCATGTTGATGCGCATCATTTGTTAAACATAGCCCTCCTCGCAAGCTTTCCAGGTCGAATCAAGCCATTAACTGCGCGCAGTTCACAACAGTTGTCTGCGCAATTACAAGACTATTTAGCACCCAAAACAATGGCAACTGCAACAACCCAAGAGATTTTAGATGCACAAAATCAAGTGATGGCACACCTTCCACATCACCAATCCAGTCGCATTCCTACAAGCTTTATTCCCATTGAAAGCACACAATTATCCAAAGATTTGATTGATCAGGCAAGTAGAAGTGTCAGGGGGGGAACAAAGATGTGA
- the cas9 gene encoding type II CRISPR RNA-guided endonuclease Cas9 (Cas9, originally named Csn1, is the large, multifunctional signature protein of type II CRISPR/Cas systems. It is well known even to general audiences because its RNA-guided endonuclease activity has made it a popular tool for custom editing of eukaryotic genomes.) — MAQKPYVLSLDIGTGSVGYACMDKDFNILKYYDKDAIGVYLFDGAQTAQDRRQFRTARRRNNRRIKRLGLLQEILAPLVQNPNFYQFQRQFTWKNNNMDFKNKSLSEVLNFLGYAPKKYPTIYHLQKALLLKDEKFDPELIYVALYHLVKYRGHFLFNHLNVENLSDNDSMDDFVELIELYESINHISLNLDYDKIKAIYEILQDNEMTKNDREKAIVKIEKALKHFSKMLLGLKFKEADLFSLADNAEELKEAKQSHSFADNYEENLTSFLTVEQLELIERANKIYLALTLQDILNGNKSLAISKVAAYDKFKNELKLVKDIVYQADPTKAQFKKIFVSSKESLKQYEAIPNKENLSQLCLFDQYLIRPKDQYKKLMDELKKFIPQESPLYFEAQNDTLLKVLNTTDNASIPMQINLYEAETILRNQQKYHAEITDDMIEKVLSLIQFRIPYYVGPLVNDQTIAKFGWMSRKSNKPIKPWNFDEVVDRSKSATQFIRRMTNKCTYLMHEDVLPKNSLLYQEMELLNELNAIQVRLQTDPKNRKYRLTPQIKSFAIEHIFKKYKTVSHSKFLEIMLNSNHRETFMNHGEKLSIFGTQDDKKFVSKLSSYQDMTKIFGNIDDKRGQIEEIIQWITIFEDKKILVQKLKENYPELTSQQINQLKKLNYSGWGRLSERLLTHKYHDHSIIELLRSSDENFMEIITNDAYGFQNFIKEENQVQSNTIQYQDIANLATSPALKKGIWSTIKLVRELTSIFGEPEKIIMEFATEDQQKGKKQKSRKQLWDDNIKKNKLKSVDEYKYIIDVANKLNNEQLQQEKLWLYLSQNGKCMYSGQSIDLDALLSPNATKYYEVDHIIPRSFIKDDSIDNKVLVIKAMNQTKGDQVPLQFIQRPYERIAYWKSLNKAGLISDSKLHKLMKPEFTAMDKEGFIQRQLVETRQISVHVRDFLIEEYPNSKVIPMKAKMVSEFRKKFEIPKIRQINDAHHAIDAYLNGVVYHGAQMAYPNVDLFDFNFKWEKVREKWKALGEFNTNQKARELFFFKKLEKMEVSQGERLISKIKLDMNHFKINFSKKLANTTQQFYNQMPESPKIAEIKYESNKSADAVYTSLKPHQTFVIAIKTATKKGKVKMQYQMIDYYVIDFYKFKNTDEKELALYLARRENKDEVLDAQIVYKLNKGDLLYLNNHPCYFVSSKEVINAKQFELTVEEQLSLYKVMHNKETSVEKLIKVYDLISEKVINDYRHYLDSELKIERVRTLFSESHQTHEDFIKALGELFKVVTASATRSEKIGSRKSGMGHRAFLGKGKDVKIAYTSISGLKTTKPKSLFKLAESRNEL; from the coding sequence TTGGCTCAAAAACCTTATGTTCTAAGTCTCGATATTGGTACGGGAAGTGTCGGTTATGCGTGTATGGATAAAGATTTTAACATTTTAAAGTATTATGATAAAGATGCAATAGGCGTATATTTATTTGATGGTGCACAGACAGCTCAAGATCGTCGACAATTTCGAACTGCAAGAAGAAGAAATAATCGGCGTATTAAACGTTTAGGCCTTTTACAAGAAATATTAGCGCCATTAGTTCAAAATCCTAACTTTTATCAATTTCAAAGACAGTTCACTTGGAAAAATAACAACATGGATTTTAAAAACAAAAGTCTCTCTGAGGTTTTAAACTTTTTAGGCTATGCTCCTAAAAAATATCCGACGATTTATCATTTACAAAAAGCGCTCTTATTAAAAGATGAAAAATTCGATCCAGAACTTATTTATGTGGCGCTATATCATTTAGTGAAATATAGAGGACACTTTCTTTTTAATCATTTAAATGTCGAAAATTTAAGCGACAATGACAGTATGGACGATTTTGTAGAATTGATTGAATTATATGAAAGTATCAATCATATTTCTTTGAATCTTGATTACGATAAGATAAAAGCAATCTATGAAATTTTACAAGATAACGAAATGACTAAAAATGATCGGGAAAAAGCGATTGTTAAAATTGAGAAAGCACTTAAACATTTTTCAAAAATGCTGTTAGGTCTTAAATTTAAAGAAGCTGATCTATTTAGTCTTGCTGACAATGCGGAGGAGTTAAAAGAAGCGAAACAATCGCATTCTTTTGCTGATAATTATGAAGAGAACTTAACGTCATTTTTAACAGTAGAGCAATTAGAGTTGATTGAGCGTGCTAACAAAATTTATTTGGCGTTGACGCTTCAAGATATATTAAATGGAAATAAATCTTTGGCCATATCAAAAGTAGCAGCTTACGATAAATTTAAAAATGAATTAAAGCTAGTGAAAGATATTGTATATCAAGCGGATCCAACGAAAGCACAATTTAAAAAGATTTTCGTTTCGAGTAAGGAAAGTTTAAAACAATATGAAGCGATTCCGAATAAAGAAAATTTAAGCCAGCTCTGTTTATTCGATCAATATTTAATTCGACCTAAAGATCAATACAAAAAACTGATGGATGAACTCAAAAAATTCATTCCTCAAGAGAGTCCATTATATTTTGAAGCACAAAACGACACGTTGTTAAAAGTTTTAAATACGACAGATAATGCAAGTATTCCAATGCAAATCAATTTATACGAAGCAGAAACGATTTTGAGAAACCAACAAAAGTATCATGCTGAAATCACGGATGACATGATTGAAAAAGTTTTAAGTCTCATTCAATTTAGAATCCCTTATTATGTTGGGCCGCTTGTTAACGACCAAACAATAGCAAAGTTTGGTTGGATGTCAAGAAAATCTAATAAACCCATTAAGCCATGGAATTTTGATGAAGTTGTAGATCGTTCGAAAAGTGCGACTCAATTTATTAGACGTATGACGAATAAATGTACATATTTGATGCATGAAGATGTATTGCCGAAAAATAGTTTGTTGTATCAAGAAATGGAACTATTGAATGAATTAAATGCGATCCAAGTAAGACTTCAAACAGATCCAAAAAATCGTAAATACAGATTGACGCCTCAAATTAAATCATTTGCAATAGAGCATATTTTTAAGAAGTATAAAACAGTGAGTCATAGCAAATTTTTAGAAATCATGTTGAATTCAAATCATCGCGAAACCTTTATGAATCACGGCGAAAAGCTATCTATTTTTGGAACACAAGATGATAAAAAGTTTGTATCGAAGTTATCTTCCTATCAAGATATGACTAAAATTTTTGGCAATATTGATGATAAAAGAGGGCAAATTGAAGAAATTATTCAATGGATTACTATATTTGAAGACAAAAAGATATTAGTTCAAAAATTGAAAGAAAACTATCCAGAGTTAACGTCACAACAAATCAATCAATTGAAAAAGTTGAATTACTCGGGTTGGGGAAGATTGAGTGAAAGATTATTAACACATAAGTATCATGACCATTCGATTATTGAACTGTTGAGAAGTTCTGATGAAAACTTTATGGAAATTATCACAAATGATGCTTATGGCTTTCAGAATTTTATAAAAGAAGAAAATCAAGTGCAATCAAACACAATTCAATACCAAGATATTGCAAATTTAGCAACTTCTCCAGCATTGAAAAAAGGCATATGGTCAACGATTAAACTGGTGAGAGAATTGACTTCAATATTTGGTGAACCAGAAAAGATTATTATGGAATTTGCGACAGAAGATCAACAGAAAGGTAAAAAACAAAAAAGTCGGAAACAACTATGGGATGACAATATCAAGAAAAACAAATTAAAATCAGTGGATGAATACAAATACATCATTGACGTCGCTAATAAATTGAATAATGAACAGTTACAACAAGAAAAGTTATGGTTGTACTTATCTCAAAATGGAAAGTGTATGTATTCTGGGCAAAGCATAGATTTAGATGCACTACTATCTCCAAATGCGACAAAATATTACGAAGTGGATCACATTATCCCAAGAAGCTTTATTAAAGATGATTCAATCGATAATAAAGTATTAGTCATTAAAGCGATGAATCAAACGAAAGGAGATCAAGTTCCGTTACAATTCATCCAACGACCTTATGAAAGAATCGCTTACTGGAAAAGCTTAAATAAAGCGGGATTAATCAGTGACAGTAAATTGCATAAATTAATGAAACCGGAATTTACCGCTATGGACAAGGAAGGATTTATTCAACGCCAGCTCGTCGAAACGCGCCAGATTTCAGTACATGTGAGGGACTTCCTTATAGAAGAATATCCGAATTCGAAAGTGATCCCTATGAAAGCGAAAATGGTGAGTGAATTTAGAAAGAAATTTGAAATTCCTAAAATACGTCAAATAAACGATGCACATCACGCGATTGATGCCTATTTGAATGGTGTCGTATATCACGGAGCGCAAATGGCTTATCCTAATGTAGATTTATTTGATTTCAATTTCAAATGGGAGAAAGTAAGAGAGAAATGGAAAGCTTTAGGTGAGTTCAACACGAACCAAAAGGCGAGAGAATTGTTCTTTTTCAAAAAGCTCGAAAAAATGGAAGTGAGTCAAGGTGAACGGCTTATTTCAAAAATCAAGTTAGATATGAATCATTTTAAAATCAATTTCTCTAAAAAGTTAGCAAATACAACGCAACAATTTTATAACCAAATGCCTGAATCACCTAAAATAGCTGAAATTAAGTATGAATCCAATAAAAGTGCAGATGCTGTATATACGAGTCTCAAACCACATCAAACATTTGTCATTGCAATCAAAACGGCGACTAAAAAAGGCAAAGTGAAAATGCAATATCAAATGATTGATTATTATGTAATTGATTTTTATAAATTTAAAAATACAGATGAAAAAGAATTGGCATTATACTTAGCGCGACGAGAGAATAAAGATGAGGTATTGGATGCCCAAATTGTATATAAACTCAACAAAGGGGACTTGTTGTATTTGAATAACCACCCTTGTTATTTCGTTTCAAGCAAAGAAGTGATTAATGCAAAACAATTTGAGCTGACTGTTGAGGAACAACTTTCTTTATACAAGGTGATGCACAATAAAGAGACAAGTGTTGAAAAGTTAATCAAAGTATATGATTTGATATCTGAAAAGGTCATTAACGACTATCGCCATTATTTAGATAGTGAGTTAAAAATAGAAAGAGTTCGGACACTTTTTTCAGAATCTCATCAAACGCATGAAGATTTTATAAAAGCATTAGGCGAATTATTTAAAGTCGTTACAGCATCGGCTACAAGATCAGAAAAAATTGGAAGTCGAAAAAGTGGTATGGGGCATCGTGCGTTTTTAGGAAAAGGGAAAGATGTTAAAATTGCATATACGTCAATTTCAGGCTTAAAAACAACGAAACCTAAATCATTGTTTAAATTAGCGGAGTCTAGAAATGAGCTTTAG
- the cas1 gene encoding type II CRISPR-associated endonuclease Cas1 has translation MSFRTVIITKESKLSLRMNQLIVKNDNLSRIPLNEITCLVIEHPNVTMTGHLMVALSDQKIVTILCNAKHLPNTLLLPLYGHHRQARLIQNQMSWKRERKAQLWQLLVKHKILNQKQVVQECFKESSIELFDTFTNSVELDDITNREGHAAKVYFNIILESGHARGDDTIQNAAMDYGYQVLLAILARTIVSKGYLTELGIKHHNEFNIYNLASDFMEIFRPLIDYLVLKNVDQQFGTDQKRAILNILNRKLKVENKRYYFLSAVEIYVDSLFKYLSTGDIEVVKIPTWTY, from the coding sequence ATGAGCTTTAGAACAGTAATCATAACAAAAGAATCGAAATTGTCACTTAGAATGAATCAATTGATTGTTAAAAATGATAATTTAAGCCGTATTCCTTTAAATGAAATCACGTGTCTAGTCATTGAACATCCTAACGTTACAATGACTGGGCATCTCATGGTCGCATTAAGTGATCAGAAGATTGTAACGATTTTATGTAATGCAAAACATTTACCGAACACACTTTTATTACCCCTATATGGTCATCATAGACAAGCGAGACTTATTCAAAATCAAATGAGTTGGAAAAGGGAAAGAAAAGCACAACTTTGGCAATTATTAGTCAAACACAAAATTTTAAATCAAAAGCAAGTTGTTCAGGAATGTTTTAAAGAAAGTAGCATTGAATTATTTGACACGTTTACTAATAGTGTAGAGTTAGATGATATTACTAATCGCGAAGGACATGCGGCAAAAGTTTATTTTAATATCATATTAGAATCTGGGCATGCAAGGGGTGATGACACTATTCAAAATGCTGCTATGGATTATGGCTATCAAGTGTTATTAGCTATTTTAGCAAGAACGATTGTAAGTAAGGGCTATCTTACCGAATTGGGCATCAAACATCATAATGAATTCAATATTTATAATTTAGCGTCTGACTTTATGGAGATTTTTAGACCACTTATAGATTATTTGGTTTTAAAAAATGTAGATCAACAATTTGGAACTGATCAAAAAAGAGCAATATTGAATATTTTAAACAGAAAGCTCAAGGTTGAGAACAAAAGATATTATTTTCTAAGTGCTGTAGAAATTTATGTAGACAGTTTATTTAAATATCTATCGACAGGGGATATAGAAGTTGTAAAAATACCAACTTGGACATATTAA
- the cas2 gene encoding CRISPR-associated endonuclease Cas2, giving the protein MRYLRLILMFDLPVETSSERRAYRQFVKFLTNEGYVRLQYSVYCKLIFNSSTLNHQINKLKSIVPSNGAVQTLVVTENQFSNMKYLVGSPPKGQIGLSSDRVIEL; this is encoded by the coding sequence GTGAGATATTTGAGATTAATTTTAATGTTCGACTTACCAGTAGAGACATCGAGTGAAAGACGCGCATATCGACAATTTGTTAAGTTTTTGACGAATGAAGGATATGTGAGACTACAGTATTCTGTATATTGTAAGTTGATTTTTAACAGTTCTACATTGAATCATCAAATTAATAAATTAAAAAGTATAGTGCCTTCAAATGGTGCGGTGCAAACATTGGTTGTAACAGAAAATCAATTTTCAAATATGAAATATCTGGTGGGATCGCCGCCAAAAGGACAGATAGGTTTAAGTTCCGATAGAGTGATTGAATTATGA
- a CDS encoding zinc-binding alcohol dehydrogenase family protein: MEAIIARQPFQLGEGQKFEKVSREVPTPGAHDILVKVHVTGVNPVDTKMRQAPLNVDARVLGFDAAGVVEAVGDAVTDFKAGDRVYYSGSNQRDGSNQTYQLVNENYLAHMPKTLSFAEAAALPLTAITAYETLFDVFNISPNPQENEGKTLFIINGAGGVGSIATQIAKAYGLTVITTASRPETKAWSEKMGADVVLNHKEDLVKQFDAQNLACPNYIFCTYDTDHYYDVMIDLVQPRGHIATIVAFNHKQDLNALKQKSVTFTHEFMFARTIHGVDEWMYRKYLEDVTAKVDAGQYQTTLNAVLTGLTPENVLKAHEMMEGQSHIGKLVIEIVE; encoded by the coding sequence ATGGAAGCAATTATTGCACGACAACCGTTCCAATTAGGTGAAGGTCAAAAGTTTGAAAAAGTATCGCGTGAGGTACCAACACCCGGGGCACATGATATTTTAGTCAAGGTCCATGTGACTGGGGTGAATCCGGTTGATACGAAAATGCGTCAAGCGCCATTAAATGTTGATGCGCGTGTACTTGGCTTTGATGCGGCAGGTGTCGTTGAAGCAGTCGGTGATGCGGTTACGGATTTTAAAGCGGGTGACCGTGTGTACTATTCAGGTTCGAACCAACGAGATGGCTCCAATCAGACGTATCAGCTCGTGAATGAAAATTATTTGGCGCATATGCCGAAAACATTGTCATTTGCTGAAGCGGCAGCGTTACCGTTAACTGCGATTACCGCTTATGAAACATTGTTCGATGTATTCAATATTTCTCCCAATCCTCAAGAAAACGAAGGCAAGACTTTGTTCATCATTAACGGTGCGGGTGGTGTTGGCAGTATCGCGACACAAATTGCGAAAGCGTATGGTCTCACTGTCATTACGACAGCATCGCGTCCTGAAACGAAAGCTTGGTCTGAGAAAATGGGGGCTGACGTTGTGTTGAATCATAAAGAAGATTTGGTTAAACAATTTGATGCCCAAAATTTAGCGTGTCCCAACTACATTTTCTGTACATATGATACAGACCACTATTATGATGTGATGATTGATTTAGTTCAGCCAAGAGGTCATATTGCGACGATTGTTGCGTTCAATCACAAGCAAGATTTAAATGCTTTGAAACAGAAAAGCGTTACGTTTACGCATGAATTTATGTTTGCCCGTACGATTCATGGTGTCGACGAATGGATGTATCGCAAATATTTAGAAGATGTAACTGCAAAAGTCGATGCAGGTCAATATCAAACGACTTTAAATGCAGTTTTAACAGGTTTAACGCCTGAAAATGTATTGAAAGCACATGAAATGATGGAAGGTCAATCACATATCGGTAAACTTGTGATTGAAATTGTTGAATAA
- a CDS encoding BCCT family transporter — protein sequence MKQTEKKKHVSLVFWISLLLCSLFVLVGAIFPKQMEQTTQSITTWIGQNFSWYYLLLLLAIFLICVYLLFSRYSQITLGEEGEEPEFSLKSWFAMLFSAGMGIGLVFWTTAEPISHAYTATPIHQVGTQAAIDDSLQFAFFHWGIHAWAVYAIVALAFAYFNFHKGYPGLVSATLTPLFGEKRMQGPLGKLLDILAIIATVTGVSATLGFGALQISEGLNFLFHIPANFTTQILIIIIATALFIWSTWSGISKGIKILSNINMILAFIVLVVVFIIGPTLYILNMFTNSLGNYIAHFFDMSLRLTINNPEKTQWIQNWTVFYWAWWISWAPFVGIFIARVSRGRTIKEFIVGVLFVPSFVCFIFFAVFGASAIYLQDTGIANIAGGAIETATFTTLEHFPLGFVMSIVTLVVVMIFFVTSADSATYVLGMLSTNGDNHPNSWVKVSWGIMLALFALIMLLTGGTQAIQNLLIIAALPFSFVIIFMIWSLFKALAAERPRLSKRK from the coding sequence ATGAAACAAACAGAGAAAAAGAAACATGTGAGTCTCGTCTTTTGGATTTCATTACTGTTATGTAGTTTATTCGTCCTAGTTGGCGCAATTTTTCCAAAACAGATGGAACAAACGACGCAATCGATCACAACTTGGATTGGCCAAAATTTTAGTTGGTACTATTTATTATTGTTATTAGCCATTTTCTTGATTTGTGTTTATTTACTCTTCTCGAGATACAGTCAGATTACATTAGGTGAAGAAGGGGAAGAGCCTGAGTTTTCATTAAAATCATGGTTTGCGATGTTGTTTAGTGCAGGAATGGGGATTGGTCTCGTTTTTTGGACGACTGCCGAGCCCATTTCACATGCTTACACGGCGACACCGATTCATCAAGTAGGAACACAAGCGGCTATTGATGACAGTTTACAATTCGCCTTTTTCCATTGGGGCATTCATGCATGGGCGGTTTACGCGATTGTTGCGTTGGCGTTCGCGTATTTCAACTTTCACAAAGGTTACCCTGGTTTAGTCAGTGCGACGTTAACACCGCTGTTTGGCGAAAAACGGATGCAAGGACCGCTCGGCAAATTGTTAGACATACTCGCGATTATTGCGACGGTCACAGGTGTATCGGCGACATTAGGTTTCGGTGCGCTTCAAATTAGTGAAGGCTTAAATTTCTTATTTCATATTCCGGCCAACTTCACGACACAAATTTTGATCATCATTATTGCGACGGCATTATTTATTTGGTCGACATGGTCTGGGATAAGTAAAGGGATTAAAATATTAAGTAATATTAACATGATCCTTGCTTTTATCGTGCTCGTTGTTGTCTTTATTATTGGGCCGACGCTTTACATATTGAACATGTTTACGAATAGTTTAGGTAATTACATTGCACACTTTTTCGATATGAGTTTACGTTTAACGATTAATAACCCAGAAAAGACACAATGGATTCAAAACTGGACGGTCTTTTATTGGGCATGGTGGATTTCATGGGCGCCATTTGTGGGTATTTTCATTGCGCGTGTTTCAAGAGGACGGACGATTAAAGAATTTATCGTAGGCGTGTTATTCGTACCGTCCTTCGTCTGCTTCATTTTCTTCGCAGTGTTTGGAGCATCAGCCATTTATTTACAAGATACTGGTATTGCGAACATTGCGGGTGGAGCGATTGAGACAGCTACTTTTACGACGTTGGAACATTTTCCACTTGGTTTCGTTATGAGTATTGTCACATTAGTGGTCGTGATGATTTTCTTCGTGACATCAGCAGACTCAGCGACTTATGTGCTCGGTATGCTCAGTACAAATGGTGATAATCATCCAAATAGTTGGGTCAAAGTCAGTTGGGGCATTATGCTCGCCCTTTTTGCACTCATTATGTTACTGACAGGTGGAACGCAAGCTATCCAAAATTTATTAATTATTGCGGCGCTCCCATTTTCCTTTGTGATTATCTTTATGATTTGGTCATTATTCAAAGCCCTTGCTGCAGAACGACCGCGATTAAGTAAAAGAAAATAA
- the amaP gene encoding alkaline shock response membrane anchor protein AmaP, whose amino-acid sequence MTRIKNFILGLLIVVIVGFLLFMYVDYQPIKQYQNYFYQFNWFQPLLIGLAGLLILIGLILFFRAFKPTYRKPGLYKDYSDGHIYISRKSIENTVYDTLSKYDAIRQPNVVSKLYNKKKNSFIDITTDFIVPSESTNVPSLVEQIRLDIKESVERFSELHVKSVKVNVRDQKRDNGPRVV is encoded by the coding sequence ATGACACGAATTAAAAATTTTATTCTAGGCTTATTAATCGTGGTGATTGTCGGCTTTTTGTTATTTATGTATGTTGACTATCAGCCGATTAAACAATACCAAAATTACTTTTATCAGTTTAATTGGTTCCAACCGTTATTAATCGGTCTAGCTGGATTACTTATTCTTATCGGTTTGATTTTATTTTTCAGAGCTTTCAAACCCACATATCGTAAACCGGGTCTCTATAAAGATTATTCAGATGGCCATATTTATATTTCACGAAAATCAATTGAAAATACGGTTTATGATACGCTTTCAAAATATGATGCGATTCGTCAACCGAACGTCGTATCTAAACTATACAACAAGAAAAAGAACAGTTTCATTGATATTACAACAGATTTTATCGTGCCATCAGAATCGACGAATGTTCCATCACTCGTTGAACAAATCAGATTAGACATTAAAGAGAGCGTTGAACGTTTCTCAGAATTACATGTTAAATCAGTCAAAGTCAATGTCCGTGACCAGAAAAGAGACAATGGTCCACGAGTCGTGTAA